The Mesorhizobium sp. B1-1-8 genome contains a region encoding:
- a CDS encoding AraC family transcriptional regulator, whose amino-acid sequence MVYGVGADALQGLERSCSDIIEDRIVSAPGGAGIERIEARFHGNAFDLHRHDTYAIGVTLSGVQRFHYRGVVEHSMPGHVIVLHPDELHDGGAGTEEGLRYRILYLEPSLLLDCLGGAPLPFVRNVVMSDSALRATLLSALAPLDEALDELFVADFVAQLAQHLGRHAGQPAKPTGKTAWRAAALARDYLEENAERPVRSDELEAITGLDRYALSRHFRATYSTSPHRFLLMRRLQRARRMIAAGEPLAEIAIAAGFSDQSHFNRHFKKAFGLTPGRWSALVRSATRGVVAQPRDVR is encoded by the coding sequence ATGGTGTACGGTGTAGGTGCAGACGCCCTGCAAGGTCTTGAACGTTCGTGCTCGGACATCATTGAAGACCGGATCGTTTCGGCGCCGGGCGGCGCCGGCATCGAGCGTATCGAGGCGCGTTTTCACGGCAACGCCTTCGACCTGCACCGCCACGACACCTATGCCATCGGGGTGACGCTTTCCGGCGTGCAGCGCTTTCACTATCGCGGCGTGGTCGAGCACAGCATGCCCGGCCACGTGATCGTGCTGCATCCAGACGAATTGCACGACGGCGGCGCCGGCACCGAGGAAGGCTTACGCTACCGAATCCTCTATCTGGAGCCGTCGCTGCTGCTCGACTGCCTCGGCGGCGCGCCGCTGCCTTTCGTCCGGAATGTCGTGATGAGCGATTCCGCGTTACGCGCCACCCTGCTTTCGGCACTGGCGCCGCTGGACGAGGCGCTGGACGAATTGTTCGTTGCCGATTTCGTAGCGCAGTTGGCGCAGCATCTGGGGCGCCATGCCGGACAGCCGGCCAAACCCACGGGAAAGACGGCCTGGCGCGCAGCGGCGCTTGCCCGCGACTATCTCGAGGAGAATGCCGAACGGCCGGTGCGGTCAGACGAGCTGGAAGCCATCACCGGCCTCGACCGCTATGCACTGTCGCGCCATTTTCGCGCAACCTATTCGACCAGTCCGCATCGCTTCCTGCTGATGCGCCGGCTGCAGCGGGCGCGCAGGATGATCGCGGCGGGCGAGCCGCTGGCCGAAATCGCCATCGCCGCCGGCTTCAGCGACCAGAGCCATTTCAACCGGCATTTCAAGAAAGCGTTCGGGTTGACGCCGGGCCGGTGGTCGGCGCTGGTGCGAAGTGCGACGCGCGGCGTCGTCGCTCAACCGCGAGACGTCCGGTGA
- a CDS encoding MarR family winged helix-turn-helix transcriptional regulator, which yields MAKADKTATMSRLHSAARLARTALAARLLAHGFYAGQDQIMLALDREDGQTPGNLAGKLGVRPPTITKTINRLQAQGFLEKRASNADARQAHIFLTDTGRDTIRAIEKSVKKTEKQALRGLDKKDQKALFKLLARIEANLSNEELVLIDDDAELDEA from the coding sequence ATGGCCAAGGCGGACAAGACAGCGACAATGAGCCGGCTGCATTCGGCGGCGCGGCTGGCGCGCACGGCGCTTGCGGCGCGGCTTCTGGCGCATGGCTTCTACGCCGGCCAGGACCAGATCATGCTGGCGCTCGACCGCGAGGACGGCCAGACCCCGGGCAATCTCGCCGGCAAGCTGGGCGTGCGCCCGCCGACCATCACCAAGACCATCAACCGGCTGCAGGCGCAGGGTTTCCTCGAAAAGCGTGCCTCCAACGCTGATGCCCGCCAGGCTCACATCTTCCTGACCGATACCGGCCGCGATACCATCCGCGCTATCGAAAAATCGGTCAAGAAGACCGAGAAGCAGGCGCTGAGAGGCCTCGACAAGAAAGACCAGAAGGCGCTGTTCAAGCTGCTTGCCCGCATCGAGGCCAACCTCTCGAACGAAGAGCTGGTGCTGATCGACGACGACGCCGAACTCGATGAAGCGTGA
- a CDS encoding CobW family GTP-binding protein — MSDAQTQIPVTVLTGYLGAGKTTLLNRILSENHGRRYAVIVNEFGEIGIDNDLIVESDEEIYEMNNGCVCCTVRGDLIRVVEGLMRRPGRFDAIVVETTGLADPVPVAQTFFMDDDVRSKTKLDAVVALVDAKHLPLRLKDSKEAEDQIAFADVVVLNKTDLVTPEELAKVEATIRAINPAARIHRTTRAGVALAEVLDRGAFDLSRALENDPHFLDAHDHDHDHHDHDHHEHDGHHHHDHLSDIHDVTVKSVSLRGGEMDPKKFFPWIEKVTQMEGPNILRLKGIIALKGDDERYVIQGVHMILEGDHQRAWKDGEKHESRLVFIGRDLDEERLRKSFEACQAA; from the coding sequence ATGAGCGATGCACAGACGCAGATCCCCGTAACCGTTCTCACCGGCTATCTCGGCGCGGGCAAGACGACGCTGCTCAACCGCATCCTGTCGGAGAACCACGGCAGGCGTTATGCCGTCATCGTCAACGAGTTCGGCGAGATCGGCATCGACAACGATCTGATCGTCGAGTCCGACGAGGAAATCTACGAGATGAACAATGGCTGCGTGTGCTGCACGGTGCGCGGCGACCTTATACGCGTCGTCGAAGGCCTGATGCGGCGGCCCGGCCGCTTCGACGCCATCGTCGTCGAGACCACCGGGCTCGCCGATCCGGTGCCGGTGGCGCAGACCTTCTTCATGGATGACGATGTCCGCTCCAAGACCAAGCTCGACGCGGTGGTGGCGCTGGTCGACGCCAAGCATCTGCCGCTGCGGCTGAAGGACTCCAAGGAAGCCGAAGACCAGATCGCCTTTGCCGATGTGGTGGTGCTCAACAAGACCGATCTCGTCACGCCCGAGGAACTCGCCAAGGTCGAGGCGACGATCCGCGCCATCAACCCGGCGGCCAGGATCCACCGCACGACGCGCGCCGGCGTGGCGCTGGCCGAGGTGCTCGATCGCGGCGCCTTCGACCTTTCGCGCGCGCTGGAGAACGATCCGCATTTCCTCGACGCGCACGATCATGACCATGATCATCACGACCACGACCATCACGAGCATGACGGGCATCATCACCACGACCACCTTTCCGACATCCATGACGTGACGGTGAAGTCAGTGTCGCTGCGCGGCGGCGAGATGGACCCGAAGAAGTTCTTCCCCTGGATCGAGAAGGTGACCCAGATGGAAGGCCCGAACATCCTGCGGCTGAAGGGCATCATCGCGCTGAAAGGCGACGACGAGCGCTATGTCATCCAGGGCGTCCACATGATTCTCGAAGGCGACCACCAGCGCGCCTGGAAAGACGGCGAGAAGCATGAGAGCCGGCTGGTGTTCATCGGCCGCGACCTCGACGAAGAGCGGCTCAGGAAGAGTTTCGAGGCCTGCCAGGCGGCCTGA
- a CDS encoding WD40 repeat domain-containing protein has product MPTVAPLDLEGHCVAAVFLGDAPHFALADGAIHRLDNGHKTVQANDGLLAAFHDAANDRLITGGEDGKVFAVKVGGEVAELASAGKKWITSVAAGPQGAIAYASGKTAFVRFADGKVKEFQHPRSVEGLAFSPKGMRFGVARYNGATLHFPAAEGKPVELEWAGAHTGISFSPDGAFLVTTMQENALHGWKLADGKHMRMSGYPGKVKSLSWSVKGKWLASSGAPAAIVWPFSGKDGPMGKAPLELGTRGNTMVTCVACHPSQDVTAIGYEDGMVIAARFADAKEVLLRRPGKGAITAMMWDKEERRIVFGSAAGDCGVIDITG; this is encoded by the coding sequence ATGCCCACCGTCGCCCCGCTTGATCTTGAAGGCCATTGCGTCGCCGCCGTCTTTCTCGGTGACGCGCCACATTTCGCTCTGGCCGACGGCGCGATCCATCGGCTCGACAATGGGCACAAGACCGTGCAGGCCAACGACGGGCTGCTCGCGGCCTTCCACGACGCGGCCAACGACCGGCTGATCACCGGCGGCGAGGACGGCAAGGTGTTTGCCGTCAAGGTGGGTGGCGAGGTGGCGGAACTCGCCAGCGCCGGCAAAAAGTGGATCACCAGCGTTGCCGCCGGTCCGCAAGGCGCGATCGCCTATGCCTCGGGCAAGACCGCTTTCGTGCGTTTCGCCGACGGCAAGGTGAAGGAATTCCAGCATCCGCGCTCGGTCGAGGGGCTGGCCTTTTCGCCAAAAGGTATGCGCTTCGGCGTCGCCCGCTACAACGGCGCGACGCTGCATTTTCCGGCGGCCGAGGGCAAGCCGGTCGAGCTGGAATGGGCCGGCGCCCATACCGGCATCAGCTTTTCGCCTGACGGCGCCTTCCTCGTCACCACCATGCAGGAAAACGCGCTGCATGGCTGGAAGCTGGCCGACGGCAAGCACATGCGCATGTCGGGCTATCCCGGCAAGGTCAAAAGTCTGTCGTGGAGCGTCAAAGGCAAGTGGCTGGCCAGCTCCGGCGCGCCGGCGGCGATCGTCTGGCCGTTTTCCGGCAAGGACGGGCCAATGGGCAAGGCGCCGCTGGAGCTCGGCACGCGCGGCAACACCATGGTGACATGCGTCGCCTGCCATCCGAGCCAGGACGTCACGGCCATCGGCTATGAGGACGGCATGGTGATCGCGGCGCGCTTCGCCGACGCCAAGGAAGTGCTGCTGCGCCGCCCCGGCAAGGGCGCCATAACCGCGATGATGTGGGACAAGGAAGAACGGCGCATCGTTTTCGGCAGTGCCGCCGGCGACTGCGGCGTGATCGACATCACTGGCTAG